In a single window of the Neosynechococcus sphagnicola sy1 genome:
- a CDS encoding SMI1/KNR4 family protein, whose protein sequence is MELNGQIVVPTLICQTVWDTIAQNIPPSVEPVAALGDRLFAEGAIATEIYDGSLVEMSNEVLELWAVNEFLLAQKWRWQPDPWNVSYRKHDREEIWHLLQEAKQRFSGSAVIMKALRCLTSKFVIEEAQAPRIIVRTIETTPNPIMQAWIERMGRWLAAHRPDYYAKLQLGVTDAQLDAFEERFALTLPTEFRQLYRWRNGQQHDYFKSLQGNRMFMSLEDVTSSKQIMDNFVGCDFDRPGWWHFSWIPFLDNGGGSHLCLDVTVVNGSQPGKLVAFWKADEDRPIEYASMQEWLAELVASMEDGSLQLL, encoded by the coding sequence GTGGAATTGAATGGACAAATTGTAGTCCCCACCCTGATTTGTCAGACTGTCTGGGATACGATCGCACAAAATATACCGCCATCGGTTGAACCAGTAGCAGCCTTGGGCGATCGTCTATTTGCAGAAGGTGCGATCGCCACAGAAATTTATGATGGATCGCTAGTAGAAATGTCCAATGAAGTTTTAGAACTATGGGCAGTAAATGAGTTTCTATTGGCTCAAAAGTGGCGTTGGCAGCCTGATCCCTGGAACGTATCCTATAGAAAACATGATCGAGAGGAGATATGGCACCTTCTTCAAGAGGCTAAGCAAAGATTTAGCGGCTCTGCTGTGATTATGAAAGCGTTGAGGTGTTTAACTAGCAAATTTGTCATTGAAGAAGCCCAAGCCCCTAGAATAATTGTGCGGACAATTGAAACCACCCCGAATCCGATCATGCAAGCATGGATCGAGCGGATGGGTCGATGGCTTGCAGCTCATCGACCCGACTACTACGCCAAACTCCAGCTCGGTGTCACCGATGCCCAACTGGATGCCTTTGAGGAGCGATTCGCGTTGACGTTGCCAACTGAATTCCGCCAGCTCTACCGCTGGCGCAATGGACAGCAGCATGACTACTTCAAATCGTTGCAGGGAAACCGCATGTTCATGAGCTTGGAGGACGTCACCTCGTCGAAGCAGATCATGGATAATTTCGTCGGGTGTGATTTTGACCGTCCGGGATGGTGGCACTTCTCCTGGATACCGTTTTTGGACAATGGTGGCGGCAGTCACCTTTGCTTGGACGTGACTGTGGTGAATGGCTCTCAGCCTGGTAAGCTGGTGGCATTCTGGAAAGCAGATGAGGATCGCCCGATTGAGTATGCCAGTATGCAGGAATGGTTGGCAGAATTGGTCGCATCAATGGAGGATGGATCGCTACAACTGTTGTAG